In one window of Mesorhizobium sp. B2-1-1 DNA:
- the atpD gene encoding F0F1 ATP synthase subunit beta translates to MAKAATPKTAAPKAAAPAKAAPAKAPAAAAKAAPAKKAAAPTRAAAVKTPAVASKATGIVGKVRQVIGAVVDVQFGDHLPPILNALETTNVGNRLVLEVAQHLGENTVRCIAMDSTEGLVRGQEVRDTGGPIAVPVGPGMLGRIINVIGEPVDEAGPVDAVELRSIHQPAPAYIEQSTEAQILITGIKVLDLLAPYAKGGKIGLFGGAGVGKTVLIQELINNIAKAHGGYSVFAGVGERTREGNDLYHEFIESGVNKKGGGEGSKAALVYGQMNEPPGARARVGLTGLTVAEYFRDQGQDVLFFVDNIFRFTQAGSEVSALLGRIPSAVGYQPTLATDMGALQERITTTTKGSITSVQAIYVPADDLTDPAPATSFAHLDATTTLNRSIAEKGIYPAVDPLDSTSRMLDPLVVGEEHYAVARQVQSILQRYKSLQDIIAILGMDELSEEDKQTVARARKIERFLSQPFFVAEVFTGAPGKLVDLADTIKGFKGLCNGDYDHLPEAAFYMVGGIEEAVEKAQRLAAEAA, encoded by the coding sequence ATGGCGAAAGCAGCGACCCCCAAGACGGCGGCTCCCAAGGCAGCAGCCCCGGCCAAGGCGGCACCGGCAAAGGCTCCGGCCGCAGCAGCTAAGGCGGCTCCGGCCAAGAAAGCGGCAGCGCCGACCAGGGCCGCCGCGGTAAAAACCCCGGCCGTGGCCAGCAAAGCCACCGGCATCGTCGGCAAGGTCCGGCAGGTCATCGGCGCCGTGGTCGACGTGCAGTTCGGCGATCACCTGCCGCCGATCCTGAATGCGCTCGAGACCACCAATGTCGGCAACCGCCTGGTTCTCGAAGTTGCCCAGCATCTGGGTGAAAACACCGTGCGCTGCATCGCCATGGATTCCACCGAAGGCCTGGTGCGCGGCCAGGAAGTGCGCGACACCGGCGGCCCGATCGCCGTGCCGGTCGGTCCGGGCATGCTCGGCCGCATCATCAACGTCATCGGCGAGCCGGTCGACGAAGCAGGCCCGGTCGACGCGGTCGAGTTGCGCTCGATCCACCAGCCGGCCCCGGCCTATATCGAACAGTCGACGGAAGCACAGATCCTGATCACCGGCATCAAGGTGCTCGACCTGCTCGCACCTTACGCCAAGGGCGGCAAGATCGGCCTGTTCGGCGGCGCCGGCGTCGGCAAGACGGTGCTGATCCAGGAACTGATCAACAACATCGCCAAGGCGCACGGCGGCTATTCGGTGTTCGCCGGCGTCGGCGAGCGCACCCGCGAGGGCAATGACCTCTATCACGAGTTCATCGAATCCGGCGTCAACAAGAAGGGCGGCGGCGAAGGCTCCAAGGCGGCGCTGGTCTATGGCCAGATGAACGAGCCGCCGGGCGCGCGTGCCCGCGTCGGACTGACCGGCCTGACGGTCGCCGAATATTTCCGCGACCAGGGCCAGGACGTGCTGTTCTTCGTCGACAACATCTTCCGCTTCACGCAGGCCGGTTCCGAAGTGTCGGCGCTGCTCGGCCGTATCCCGTCGGCCGTGGGCTATCAGCCCACGCTCGCCACCGACATGGGCGCCCTGCAGGAACGTATCACCACCACCACCAAGGGCTCGATCACCTCGGTGCAGGCCATCTACGTGCCGGCCGACGACTTGACCGACCCGGCGCCGGCGACCTCGTTCGCCCACCTCGACGCGACGACGACGCTCAACCGCTCGATCGCCGAAAAGGGCATCTATCCGGCCGTCGATCCGCTGGACTCGACCTCGCGCATGCTCGACCCGCTGGTGGTCGGCGAAGAGCATTATGCCGTCGCGCGCCAGGTGCAGTCGATCCTCCAGCGCTACAAGTCGCTGCAGGACATCATCGCCATCCTGGGCATGGACGAGCTGTCGGAAGAGGACAAGCAGACGGTGGCCCGCGCCCGCAAGATCGAGCGCTTCCTGTCGCAGCCCTTCTTCGTCGCCGAAGTGTTCACCGGCGCGCCGGGCAAACTGGTCGACCTCGCCGACACCATCAAGGGCTTCAAGGGCCTCTGCAACGGCGACTACGACCACCTGCCGGAAGCCGCTTTCTACATGGTCGGCGGCATCGAGGAAGCGGTCGAGAAGGCACAGCGTCTCGCGGCTGAAGCGGCTTAA
- a CDS encoding F0F1 ATP synthase subunit epsilon — MAEAFKFELVSPERLLVSAEVEAVVIPGAEGEMTVMAHHAPVMTTIKPGVVTVKAASGGEERYVVFGGFADIVPAGCTLLAESAVAVKDVDRADLARRIQEAREDAADAKDDRSRTKAEQFLSQLTTLEGAILPA, encoded by the coding sequence ATGGCTGAAGCTTTCAAGTTCGAACTGGTCTCGCCGGAGCGCCTGCTGGTTTCCGCAGAGGTCGAGGCCGTCGTCATTCCGGGTGCCGAGGGCGAGATGACCGTCATGGCGCATCACGCACCGGTCATGACCACCATCAAGCCAGGCGTCGTGACGGTGAAGGCCGCCTCGGGCGGTGAAGAGCGTTATGTGGTGTTCGGTGGGTTCGCCGACATCGTTCCGGCCGGCTGCACGCTGCTGGCGGAATCGGCTGTCGCGGTGAAGGATGTCGACCGCGCCGATCTCGCGCGCCGCATCCAGGAAGCCAGGGAAGACGCCGCCGACGCCAAGGACGACCGGTCGCGCACGAAGGCCGAACAATTCCTCAGCCAGCTCACCACGCTGGAAGGCGCCATCCTGCCGGCTTGA
- a CDS encoding mannitol dehydrogenase family protein, with translation MNRRLSKDTIATLPARIAVPRFDRASVTQGIVHLGVGAFHRAHQAAYVDDCLAAGETDWGIVGVSLRSADTRDALAPQDGLYTLAIRSGGEESLHVIGSIGAMLVAPEDPAAVLAALTDPRTRIVTLTITEKAYLRAAGGGLDAAHPDIAHDLANPHLPKTAHGFLAEALARRRAAGLQPFTVLCCDNLPANGTTLHRLLVEFAALRDASLGEKSATRLAGHIADEVAFPSSMVDRIVPATTDADRARIALELGVDDAWPVMTEPFRQWVVEDNFPAGRPAWEKFGVTMVGDVRPFEDMKLRLLNGAHSAIAYLGLLSGHATVDRAFADPAIRRFVDALWAEAIPTLPTDAGLDTASYTAELAQRFSNTALAHRTAQIANDGSQKLPQRIMASAIERLHSGAAPGHLMLAVAAWIAACEARGKSLPDGHFTDPLDMPMTAIIDRNLPAAETVAAVFDLAGFATGAPERPGLMDLAAVHLEQLRRGGPTQAFAALGI, from the coding sequence ATGAACAGGCGTCTTTCGAAGGATACGATCGCGACGTTGCCGGCCAGGATCGCCGTGCCGCGTTTTGATCGCGCATCGGTCACGCAAGGCATCGTGCATCTGGGGGTCGGCGCCTTTCATCGCGCCCACCAGGCAGCCTATGTCGACGATTGCCTGGCTGCCGGAGAGACGGATTGGGGCATCGTCGGCGTGTCGCTGCGCAGTGCCGACACGCGCGATGCGCTTGCGCCGCAGGACGGGCTCTACACGCTGGCGATCCGCAGCGGGGGCGAGGAAAGTCTTCATGTCATCGGCTCCATCGGCGCGATGCTGGTGGCGCCGGAAGATCCCGCCGCCGTGCTGGCCGCGCTGACCGATCCGCGCACCCGCATCGTGACGCTGACCATCACCGAGAAAGCCTATCTGCGGGCCGCCGGCGGCGGGCTCGACGCAGCCCACCCTGACATCGCCCACGATCTGGCGAACCCGCATCTGCCGAAGACCGCGCACGGTTTTCTGGCCGAGGCGCTTGCACGCCGTCGCGCGGCCGGCTTGCAGCCCTTCACCGTGCTCTGCTGCGACAACCTGCCTGCCAACGGGACGACCTTGCACAGGCTGCTGGTGGAATTCGCCGCGCTGCGCGATGCCAGCCTCGGTGAGAAGAGCGCTACCAGGCTTGCCGGCCATATCGCCGACGAGGTCGCGTTTCCCTCGAGCATGGTCGATCGCATCGTGCCGGCCACGACCGATGCCGACCGGGCGCGGATCGCTCTCGAGCTCGGCGTCGACGACGCCTGGCCGGTCATGACCGAGCCGTTCCGCCAGTGGGTGGTCGAGGACAATTTTCCGGCAGGCCGCCCGGCCTGGGAAAAGTTCGGCGTCACCATGGTCGGGGATGTCAGGCCCTTCGAGGACATGAAGCTGAGACTGCTCAACGGTGCGCATTCGGCCATTGCCTATCTCGGCCTGCTCAGCGGACACGCCACCGTCGACCGCGCCTTCGCCGATCCGGCGATCAGGCGCTTTGTCGATGCGCTGTGGGCCGAGGCAATCCCGACGCTGCCCACCGATGCCGGGCTGGATACCGCGAGCTATACGGCAGAGCTTGCCCAGCGTTTCTCCAACACAGCACTTGCCCACCGCACCGCGCAGATCGCCAATGACGGCAGCCAGAAACTGCCGCAGCGCATCATGGCCTCCGCGATCGAGCGCCTCCATTCAGGCGCCGCGCCCGGACATCTCATGCTGGCGGTTGCCGCCTGGATCGCCGCCTGCGAAGCGCGCGGCAAATCCCTGCCCGACGGCCATTTTACCGACCCGCTCGACATGCCGATGACGGCGATCATTGACCGGAATCTGCCCGCTGCCGAAACCGTCGCGGCAGTGTTCGATCTCGCTGGCTTCGCGACCGGGGCGCCTGAGCGGCCAGGATTGATGGACCTTGCGGCCGTCCATCTCGAGCAGTTGCGCCGTGGCGGACCGACTCAGGCCTTCGCGGCATTGGGCATTTAA
- a CDS encoding TRAP transporter substrate-binding protein, which produces MLHFSKLTAATFAFGSLLIGIANAQTVLRSADTHPDGYPTVEAVKYMGELIKQRTDGRYSVEVYHSAQLGEEKDTIEQTQTGVIDLNRVSMGPFNGIVPETAVPSLPYIFRSVEHMRHVMDGPIGDDILKAFEAHDLVGLAFYDSGARSFYNTKKDIASIADLKGMKFRVIQSDVFVDMVNALGANATPMAYGEVYSALETGVIDGAENNWPSFESAKHYEVAKHYTLDQHQIVPEVLVMAKASWDKLSPEDQAIVRQAAKDSVVKMRELWDAQEKKSRDIVEKAGVKVSEIDKQPLIDAMKPVYDKYLSTRALKDLAARVQATK; this is translated from the coding sequence ATGTTGCATTTTTCGAAATTGACGGCGGCTACATTCGCGTTCGGCTCGCTGCTGATTGGCATCGCCAACGCGCAAACCGTGCTGCGGTCGGCCGACACGCACCCCGACGGCTATCCGACGGTCGAGGCGGTGAAATACATGGGCGAGTTGATCAAGCAGCGCACCGATGGCCGCTATTCGGTCGAGGTCTATCATTCGGCGCAGCTCGGCGAGGAGAAGGACACGATCGAGCAGACCCAGACCGGCGTCATCGACCTCAACCGTGTCTCGATGGGGCCGTTCAACGGCATCGTGCCGGAAACCGCGGTGCCGTCGCTGCCCTACATATTCCGCTCGGTCGAACATATGCGCCATGTCATGGACGGGCCGATCGGCGACGACATCCTGAAAGCTTTCGAGGCACATGACCTGGTCGGTCTGGCCTTCTACGATTCCGGCGCGCGCTCCTTCTACAACACCAAGAAGGACATCGCCTCGATCGCCGATCTGAAGGGCATGAAATTCCGCGTCATCCAGTCGGACGTGTTCGTCGACATGGTCAACGCACTGGGCGCCAACGCCACGCCAATGGCTTATGGCGAAGTCTATTCGGCACTTGAGACCGGCGTCATCGACGGCGCGGAAAACAACTGGCCGAGCTTCGAATCCGCCAAGCACTATGAGGTCGCCAAGCACTACACGCTCGACCAGCACCAGATCGTTCCGGAGGTGCTGGTGATGGCGAAGGCGAGCTGGGACAAGCTCTCGCCGGAAGACCAGGCGATCGTGCGCCAGGCGGCCAAGGACAGCGTCGTCAAGATGCGCGAACTGTGGGACGCGCAGGAGAAGAAATCCCGCGATATCGTCGAAAAGGCAGGCGTCAAGGTCAGCGAGATCGACAAGCAGCCGCTGATCGACGCGATGAAGCCGGTCTACGACAAATACCTGTCGACGCGGGCGCTGAAGGACCTCGCCGCCCGCGTCCAGGCAACCAAGTGA
- a CDS encoding TRAP transporter small permease → MTSSAAPPRFSVVLSRICDGALYLAGIGLVAMTALVAYQVFFRFVLNSSPSWTETSAIMLMNWFIFLGAAVGVRENYHMGFDVLLYVLPKGSKGALRTLSDLIVLGFGFGMVWYGCKLVGLTWHTIIPALELPGGFDYLPLVAGGVLICLFSAERIALRWSGVDIDKDINLEDVPEMPAVQEA, encoded by the coding sequence ATGACAAGCAGCGCGGCGCCGCCACGGTTCAGCGTCGTGCTTTCGAGGATCTGCGACGGGGCACTCTACCTGGCCGGCATCGGCTTGGTCGCCATGACCGCGCTCGTCGCCTATCAGGTCTTCTTCCGCTTCGTGCTCAATTCGTCGCCGAGCTGGACCGAAACCAGCGCCATCATGCTGATGAACTGGTTCATCTTCCTCGGCGCCGCCGTCGGCGTGCGGGAGAACTACCATATGGGGTTCGACGTGCTGCTTTATGTCCTGCCGAAAGGCAGCAAGGGAGCGTTGCGCACGCTGTCCGACCTGATCGTGCTCGGCTTCGGATTCGGCATGGTCTGGTACGGCTGCAAGCTTGTCGGCCTGACCTGGCACACCATCATCCCGGCGCTCGAGCTGCCGGGCGGCTTCGACTATCTGCCGCTGGTCGCCGGCGGCGTGCTGATCTGCCTGTTCTCGGCCGAGCGCATCGCGCTGCGCTGGTCGGGCGTCGATATCGACAAGGACATCAATCTCGAGGACGTGCCGGAGATGCCGGCGGTGCAGGAGGCCTAG
- a CDS encoding TRAP transporter large permease, with translation MELWILFGVFTLLMFGGTPIAFCLGAASFATVLYLGLPPLVVFQQMKSGMSVFSLMAIPFFIYAGDLMVRGGIAQRIVSFAGSLVGHVRGGLGQVNIIAGTLFGGISGSAVAEAAAVGGLMIPQMKARGYGADYAVNVTSMAALIALLLPPSQNMIIYSIAGGGKISIADLFTAGILPGLLFAASLMVTAYFVARSRGYPVEAFPGFSRVGQLALIAIPGLLLIGIIFGGVRSGIFTATESSCIAILYALLVTVLVYRSMGWSDFVHATKGAVRTTSMVLLIIGTAASFSWLMAYLKVPVLLIAGMNAISTDPLVVLLLLNVLMLVLGTFMDMGPMIIICTPIFLPLVTHYGVDPVHFGVITILNLGIGLNTPPVGTVQFVACAVGKITVWEAMRSIWPFYGAGIMVLGLVTYIPAISLWLPSVFK, from the coding sequence ATGGAACTCTGGATCCTGTTCGGCGTCTTCACGCTGCTGATGTTCGGCGGCACGCCGATCGCGTTCTGCCTCGGTGCGGCCTCCTTCGCCACCGTGCTCTATCTCGGCCTGCCGCCCCTGGTCGTGTTCCAGCAAATGAAGTCGGGCATGAGCGTGTTCTCCCTGATGGCGATCCCGTTCTTCATCTATGCCGGCGATCTGATGGTGCGCGGCGGCATCGCGCAGCGCATCGTTTCCTTTGCCGGCTCCCTGGTCGGCCATGTCCGAGGCGGTCTCGGCCAAGTCAACATCATCGCCGGCACGCTGTTCGGCGGCATTTCCGGCTCGGCCGTGGCCGAGGCCGCGGCCGTCGGCGGGCTGATGATCCCGCAGATGAAGGCACGCGGCTATGGCGCCGACTATGCCGTCAACGTCACCTCGATGGCGGCGCTGATCGCGCTGCTTTTGCCGCCATCGCAGAACATGATCATCTATTCGATCGCAGGGGGCGGCAAGATTTCGATCGCCGACCTGTTCACCGCCGGCATACTACCGGGCCTTTTGTTCGCCGCCTCGCTGATGGTCACCGCCTATTTCGTCGCCCGCAGCCGCGGCTATCCGGTCGAGGCCTTCCCCGGTTTTTCGCGCGTCGGGCAGCTGGCGCTCATCGCTATTCCGGGACTGCTCCTGATCGGCATCATCTTCGGCGGCGTCCGCTCCGGAATCTTCACAGCGACGGAGAGTTCGTGCATCGCCATTCTCTACGCCTTGCTTGTTACCGTCCTCGTTTACCGTTCGATGGGCTGGAGCGATTTCGTCCACGCCACCAAGGGCGCCGTGCGCACCACTTCGATGGTGCTGTTGATCATCGGCACGGCGGCTTCTTTCAGCTGGCTGATGGCCTATCTCAAAGTGCCGGTGCTGCTGATCGCCGGCATGAATGCGATCTCCACCGATCCGCTCGTCGTGCTGCTGCTGCTCAATGTCCTGATGCTGGTGCTCGGTACCTTCATGGACATGGGGCCGATGATCATCATCTGCACGCCGATCTTCCTGCCGCTTGTCACGCATTATGGCGTGGATCCTGTGCATTTCGGCGTCATCACCATTCTCAATCTCGGCATCGGGCTGAACACGCCGCCGGTCGGCACGGTGCAGTTCGTCGCCTGCGCCGTCGGCAAGATCACGGTCTGGGAAGCGATGCGCTCGATCTGGCCGTTCTATGGCGCCGGTATCATGGTTCTCGGGCTGGTGACGTATATTCCGGCCATCTCGCTCTGGTTGCCGAGCGTGTTCAAATAG
- a CDS encoding FadR/GntR family transcriptional regulator, with amino-acid sequence MALDSATDLRVERKPKLSETVVAAIRRQLQAGEILPGHKLPTEGQLTETFGVSRTVIREALAKLAADGLVEPRQGAGVFVTEHISTMFGALAADMGSKDSIALNVLEVRLAIEIESAGLAAIRRNAAQEAAIQEAFFDFERLLLASEPTGPADLAFHRAIASATNNPFYVEMLDVLGRRAIPCDVTSPWSTELVQSDSYQRGLQREHLVILNAITSGDAEAAREAMRTHLSASQQRYRERLHARQVYYSDSVKAAGGE; translated from the coding sequence ATGGCATTGGATAGCGCAACCGACCTCAGGGTCGAGAGAAAACCCAAACTGTCGGAGACCGTCGTCGCGGCAATCCGCAGGCAGCTTCAGGCCGGCGAGATCCTGCCCGGCCACAAACTGCCGACCGAGGGCCAGCTGACCGAAACCTTCGGCGTCAGCCGCACCGTCATCCGCGAAGCCCTGGCCAAGCTCGCCGCCGATGGCCTGGTCGAGCCGCGGCAGGGTGCCGGCGTCTTCGTCACAGAGCACATCTCGACGATGTTCGGCGCGCTCGCGGCCGATATGGGCAGCAAGGATTCGATCGCACTCAACGTGCTCGAAGTGCGGCTCGCCATCGAGATCGAATCGGCCGGGCTCGCCGCTATCCGCCGCAACGCGGCCCAGGAGGCGGCGATCCAGGAAGCCTTCTTCGACTTCGAGCGGCTATTGCTCGCCAGCGAGCCGACCGGTCCGGCCGATCTCGCCTTCCATCGCGCCATCGCCAGCGCCACCAATAACCCGTTCTATGTCGAAATGCTCGACGTGCTCGGCCGGCGTGCCATTCCGTGCGACGTGACCTCGCCCTGGTCGACCGAGCTTGTGCAGTCCGACAGCTATCAGCGCGGGCTGCAGCGCGAGCATCTGGTGATCCTGAACGCGATCACATCGGGCGATGCCGAAGCCGCGCGCGAGGCGATGCGCACGCATCTCTCGGCCAGCCAGCAGCGCTATCGCGAGCGCCTGCATGCGCGGCAGGTCTATTATTCCGACTCGGTCAAGGCGGCCGGCGGCGAATGA
- the kduI gene encoding 5-dehydro-4-deoxy-D-glucuronate isomerase: MSQNHTDYTSRFAIGPAAAAAMGTDELRHNFHIEDLFQPDRVSLTYTHYDRMIVGGAMPAGAPLRLEAIKPTGTKGFLERRELIAVNIGGAGTIEAGGQLHELQARDMLYLGMGTQDVSFASVDKAAPAKFYLLSAPAHQTFPNRLIRIGDARRLDLGSKEACNERSIFQFIHADGARTCQLVVGMTQLAPGSIWNTMPCHVHDRRMEAYLYFDLPEAARVFHFMGEPDETRHIVMRNGEAVLSPGWSIHSGAGTSSYAFIWAMAGDNVDYTDVDPVAMEDLR; this comes from the coding sequence ATGAGCCAGAACCATACCGACTATACATCGCGTTTTGCCATCGGCCCCGCCGCCGCCGCGGCCATGGGGACCGACGAGTTGCGCCACAATTTCCACATCGAAGACCTGTTCCAGCCCGACCGCGTCAGCCTGACCTACACACATTACGACCGCATGATCGTGGGCGGCGCGATGCCGGCCGGCGCGCCGCTTCGGCTGGAGGCAATCAAGCCGACCGGAACGAAAGGCTTTCTCGAGCGCCGCGAGTTGATCGCCGTCAATATCGGCGGCGCCGGCACGATCGAAGCCGGCGGCCAGCTCCATGAGCTGCAGGCGCGCGACATGCTCTATCTCGGCATGGGCACGCAGGATGTGTCATTCGCCTCAGTCGACAAGGCGGCGCCGGCAAAGTTTTATCTGCTCAGCGCGCCGGCGCATCAAACCTTTCCCAACCGGCTGATCCGCATCGGTGACGCCCGGCGTCTCGATCTCGGCAGCAAGGAGGCCTGCAATGAACGCTCGATCTTCCAGTTCATCCATGCCGACGGGGCCAGGACCTGCCAGCTCGTCGTCGGGATGACGCAACTCGCGCCGGGCTCCATCTGGAACACCATGCCGTGCCATGTGCACGACCGGCGCATGGAGGCCTATCTCTATTTCGACCTGCCGGAGGCGGCGCGCGTCTTCCATTTCATGGGCGAGCCGGACGAGACCCGACACATCGTCATGCGCAACGGGGAGGCCGTGCTGTCGCCGGGCTGGTCTATCCATTCAGGCGCCGGCACCTCCAGCTATGCCTTCATCTGGGCGATGGCCGGCGACAATGTCGACTATACCGATGTCGATCCGGTGGCGATGGAAGACCTGCGGTGA
- the kduD gene encoding 2-dehydro-3-deoxy-D-gluconate 5-dehydrogenase KduD, with the protein MSDLSAFSLTGRRILVTGANTGIGQGIAVSIARAGGTVVGVGRSSMDETAARIAAAGGRFEAVAADLADTSAAGPMLERVWDESGPLDGLVNNAGIIRRADAIDLSEADWDEVLDLNLKTAFLLCQGFARRVLAGGRKGKIVNIASVLSFQGGIRVASYTASKHGVLGITRLLACEWAAKGINVNGIAPGYIETNNTQALRADPDRSASILARIPAGRWGRPEDVGDAVAFLLAPASDYMHGAVVPVDGGWLAR; encoded by the coding sequence GTGAGCGATCTTTCCGCCTTCAGCCTGACCGGCCGGCGCATCCTCGTCACCGGCGCCAACACCGGCATCGGCCAGGGCATTGCCGTCTCGATCGCGCGCGCCGGCGGCACGGTCGTCGGTGTCGGCCGTTCCTCGATGGATGAGACGGCCGCAAGGATCGCCGCGGCGGGCGGGCGGTTCGAGGCGGTCGCGGCCGACCTTGCCGACACATCTGCCGCAGGTCCGATGCTGGAGCGCGTGTGGGACGAAAGCGGGCCGCTCGACGGGCTGGTCAACAATGCCGGCATCATCCGGCGCGCCGATGCAATCGACCTTTCTGAGGCCGATTGGGACGAGGTGCTCGACCTCAACCTGAAGACGGCTTTTCTGCTCTGCCAAGGCTTTGCCAGGCGCGTCCTTGCCGGCGGACGCAAAGGCAAGATCGTCAACATCGCCTCGGTGCTGAGCTTCCAGGGCGGCATCCGCGTCGCGTCCTACACCGCCTCGAAGCACGGCGTGCTCGGCATCACCCGGCTGCTCGCCTGCGAATGGGCAGCGAAAGGCATCAACGTCAACGGCATCGCGCCGGGCTATATCGAAACCAACAATACGCAGGCGCTGCGCGCCGATCCCGACCGCAGCGCCTCTATCCTGGCGCGCATCCCGGCCGGCCGCTGGGGCCGGCCGGAAGATGTTGGCGATGCGGTGGCCTTCCTGCTGGCGCCGGCGTCGGACTATATGCATGGCGCGGTGGTGCCGGTGGATGGCGGCTGGCTGGCGCGATGA
- a CDS encoding cupin domain-containing protein gives MSETKIFSQAGAGAWTATPDGNRRRVLLHTDELMMVEFAFDKGGVGALHSHPHVQASYVAEGRFEVTIDGRTEILETGGSFIVPSGLVHGVKALEAGRLVDSFTPHRADFLA, from the coding sequence ATGAGCGAAACGAAAATCTTCTCCCAGGCCGGCGCGGGCGCCTGGACGGCGACGCCGGACGGCAACAGGCGGCGCGTTCTCCTGCACACGGATGAACTGATGATGGTCGAGTTCGCCTTCGACAAGGGCGGCGTCGGCGCCCTGCATTCGCATCCGCATGTACAGGCAAGCTACGTCGCCGAAGGCCGCTTCGAGGTGACCATCGACGGCCGGACCGAAATCCTCGAGACAGGCGGCAGCTTCATCGTGCCGTCAGGCCTGGTGCACGGCGTCAAGGCGCTCGAAGCCGGCCGGCTCGTCGACAGCTTTACGCCGCACCGCGCCGATTTCCTCGCCTGA
- a CDS encoding coniferyl aldehyde dehydrogenase, which produces MLQTRQDALGERFKQQRAAFEAQPFPGLDVRKDRLARLLALTEKHEAHICAAIDTDFGGRSAHETRLAELFVVRAGIRHALSHLKGWMRERRVATTLPFLPGRNRLVAQPLGVVGIVSPWNYPFQLAVAPVTAALAAGNRVLVKPSELTPAFSALLARLAAEHFAPDELGVITGDAEVGKAFVSMPFDHLLFTGSTAVGRQVALAAAANLTPVTLELGGKSPAIFDPSCDLDAAAASVAYGKLLNAGQTCIAPDYLLVPKGQAETVAAKLATAMAKLYPSLRDNPDYTAIVSDRHYQRLRAMIAEARDAGADVTEINPAGEAFGATGRKLPPTLVRNADPDLRLMREEIFGPVLPILEYAGIDDAIAHVNRADRPLALYWFGRDGGNRQRILHETIAGGVTINDCMLHLVQENQPFGGVGASGMGAYHGEWGFRTFSKEKPVFLQSRLSAGSLLRPPYGKTFERLFGLLRHMT; this is translated from the coding sequence ATGCTGCAGACCAGACAGGATGCTCTCGGCGAACGCTTCAAGCAGCAGCGCGCCGCATTCGAGGCGCAGCCCTTTCCGGGCCTCGATGTCCGCAAGGATCGCCTCGCCCGGCTGCTGGCGCTCACGGAAAAGCATGAGGCTCACATCTGCGCTGCGATCGACACCGACTTTGGCGGCCGCTCGGCGCATGAGACCCGCCTTGCCGAACTGTTCGTGGTGCGGGCCGGCATCCGCCACGCACTGTCCCACCTAAAAGGCTGGATGCGGGAACGCCGCGTCGCCACCACCTTGCCCTTCCTGCCGGGCAGGAACCGCCTCGTCGCGCAGCCGCTCGGTGTCGTCGGCATCGTATCGCCCTGGAATTACCCTTTCCAGCTCGCCGTCGCGCCGGTCACCGCGGCGCTCGCCGCGGGCAATCGCGTGCTGGTCAAACCATCCGAATTGACGCCCGCCTTTTCAGCGCTGCTGGCGCGCCTGGCCGCCGAGCATTTCGCACCGGACGAACTCGGCGTCATCACCGGCGACGCGGAGGTCGGCAAGGCTTTCGTGTCGATGCCTTTCGATCACCTGCTGTTCACCGGCTCGACGGCCGTCGGCCGCCAGGTCGCATTGGCCGCCGCGGCCAACCTGACCCCGGTCACGCTGGAACTCGGCGGCAAGTCGCCGGCGATCTTCGACCCCTCATGCGACCTCGATGCGGCGGCGGCCAGCGTCGCCTATGGCAAGCTCCTCAATGCCGGGCAGACCTGCATCGCGCCGGACTACCTGCTGGTGCCCAAGGGACAGGCGGAAACGGTCGCCGCCAAGCTCGCAACGGCTATGGCGAAGCTCTACCCCAGCCTGCGCGACAATCCGGACTATACCGCCATCGTCAGCGACCGACATTATCAGCGCCTGCGGGCCATGATCGCGGAAGCCCGCGACGCCGGCGCCGATGTCACCGAAATCAACCCGGCCGGCGAGGCGTTCGGCGCCACAGGCCGCAAATTGCCGCCGACCCTGGTCAGGAACGCCGATCCCGACCTGCGGCTGATGCGCGAGGAGATTTTCGGGCCGGTGCTGCCGATCCTCGAATATGCCGGGATCGACGACGCCATCGCCCATGTCAACCGGGCCGACCGGCCGCTGGCGCTCTACTGGTTCGGGCGAGACGGCGGCAACCGGCAACGCATCCTGCACGAGACCATCGCCGGCGGCGTCACCATCAACGATTGCATGCTGCATCTGGTGCAGGAGAACCAACCCTTCGGCGGCGTCGGCGCCAGCGGCATGGGCGCCTATCACGGGGAATGGGGCTTTCGCACCTTCAGCAAGGAGAAGCCGGTTTTCCTGCAGTCGCGCTTGAGCGCGGGAAGCCTTCTGCGTCCGCCCTACGGCAAGACCTTCGAACGGCTTTTCGGCCTGCTCAGGCACATGACTTGA